One segment of Aquimarina sp. BL5 DNA contains the following:
- a CDS encoding 2-dehydro-3-deoxyphosphooctonate aldolase codes for MNKQLSILGMLLFFFSCSSTKQISKNSSQIQGNNNTFLITEISTDKTYGLSPKNPVEVGGAKNSQGPKNERRFLNALAGPNGEKISYYRAGSCCPVKSKNDPFGFGSVMLDNYRVTWENSKDTISIYINMYDSGKLKAPVGFTIKK; via the coding sequence ATGAATAAACAATTATCAATATTAGGAATGTTATTATTCTTTTTTTCTTGTTCTTCCACTAAACAAATTTCTAAAAACTCATCACAAATACAAGGTAACAATAATACATTTTTGATAACTGAAATATCAACAGATAAAACTTATGGATTGTCACCTAAAAACCCAGTAGAAGTCGGAGGTGCTAAAAATTCACAAGGCCCAAAAAATGAACGAAGGTTTCTTAATGCGTTAGCTGGACCAAATGGAGAAAAAATTTCATATTATAGAGCAGGAAGCTGTTGTCCTGTCAAAAGCAAGAATGACCCTTTTGGTTTTGGTAGTGTTATGTTAGATAATTATCGAGTTACTTGGGAGAATTCAAAAGATACAATTTCAATTTATATTAATATGTATGATTCCGGAAAACTAAAAGCTCCTGTTGGATTTACTATAAAAAAGTAG
- a CDS encoding acyl-CoA desaturase yields the protein MTTPNVRFSRADSAKFFRTLNKRVNDYFKENNIKRTGNWKLHLKTIVMFSLFLTPYFLILTLDISQWWMLLLTIIMGVGMAGVGMNVMHDGNHGSYSSKKWINKLMGSSMYVLAGNVYNWQVQHNVLHHTYTNIHGHDEDMDAGRVIRFTKHAKWERFHKFQHYYSVFLYGLLTFNWALTTDFTQTKRYLARKLSYGKLPSPLKQWSTIVVTKIIYVMIWIVIPMLIMSIAWWKILIGFFVMHYVAGLILSIVFQLAHMVEEAQMPLPDTTGTMKNTWAIHQLFTTVNFSTKNRLVNWFTGGLNHQVEHHIFPNISHVHYTKISKIVKQTAQEFNLPYNEYKTTRKAIIAHFRHLKEMGMKPAM from the coding sequence ATGACTACACCTAATGTAAGATTTAGCAGAGCGGATTCCGCAAAATTTTTCAGAACACTGAATAAACGCGTTAATGATTATTTCAAAGAAAATAATATCAAACGCACAGGTAACTGGAAATTACATCTGAAAACAATTGTAATGTTTTCTCTTTTCCTAACTCCTTATTTTTTAATTCTTACCCTAGACATTTCTCAATGGTGGATGTTATTATTGACTATAATTATGGGAGTTGGTATGGCCGGTGTAGGGATGAATGTAATGCATGATGGAAATCATGGTTCCTATTCCTCTAAAAAATGGATCAACAAGTTAATGGGTAGTAGTATGTATGTGCTTGCGGGTAATGTATATAACTGGCAGGTACAACATAATGTTTTACACCATACCTATACCAATATCCATGGCCACGATGAGGATATGGATGCGGGTAGAGTTATCCGTTTCACAAAACACGCCAAATGGGAACGGTTTCATAAGTTTCAGCATTACTATTCCGTATTCCTTTATGGTTTATTGACTTTTAATTGGGCATTAACTACAGATTTCACACAAACTAAAAGATATTTGGCACGAAAACTTTCTTATGGAAAACTGCCAAGTCCATTAAAACAGTGGAGTACAATTGTAGTTACCAAGATTATTTATGTAATGATCTGGATTGTAATTCCAATGCTTATCATGTCTATTGCGTGGTGGAAAATTTTAATTGGATTTTTCGTAATGCACTATGTAGCAGGTCTGATTCTAAGTATTGTATTTCAATTAGCACATATGGTAGAAGAAGCTCAGATGCCATTGCCAGATACAACAGGTACTATGAAAAACACTTGGGCAATTCATCAGTTATTCACGACAGTGAATTTTTCAACAAAAAATAGATTAGTCAACTGGTTTACTGGTGGACTAAATCATCAAGTAGAACACCACATTTTCCCAAATATCAGTCATGTGCATTACACCAAAATTTCTAAAATAGTGAAACAGACTGCTCAGGAATTTAATCTACCTTATAACGAATATAAAACCACCCGCAAAGCGATTATTGCCCATTTCAGACATCTAAAAGAAATGGGGATGAAACCCGCGATGTAA
- the rsmG gene encoding 16S rRNA (guanine(527)-N(7))-methyltransferase RsmG, which translates to MDILLKYFPELTEDQIHKFGQLGDLYKDWNAKINVISRKDIDLLYERHVLHSLGIAKIQEFKAGSSVLDVGTGGGFPGIPLAILFPETTFYLVDVIAKKIRVVNEVASALGLTNVKAEQKRAGTFDARFDFVVSRAVTNMPDFVKWVRKNITKKSNHELPNGILYLKGGDLTEELALFPKATQYNLPDYFKEDFFETKKVVHLPIKYKL; encoded by the coding sequence ATGGATATTCTACTTAAATATTTCCCCGAATTAACAGAGGACCAAATACATAAGTTCGGTCAGCTGGGTGATTTGTATAAAGATTGGAACGCTAAAATCAATGTAATCTCTAGAAAAGATATTGATCTTTTGTACGAAAGACATGTACTCCATTCATTGGGAATTGCTAAGATTCAGGAGTTTAAAGCAGGGTCTTCCGTTTTAGATGTTGGTACAGGTGGTGGATTTCCGGGAATTCCATTAGCGATACTATTTCCTGAAACTACGTTTTATTTGGTAGATGTTATTGCAAAAAAAATACGTGTTGTTAATGAGGTTGCAAGTGCGTTAGGATTGACAAATGTTAAAGCAGAACAAAAACGTGCAGGAACATTTGATGCTCGTTTTGACTTTGTGGTTAGTAGAGCAGTGACCAATATGCCAGATTTTGTGAAATGGGTGCGTAAAAATATTACCAAAAAATCAAATCATGAATTACCGAATGGTATTTTGTATCTAAAAGGAGGTGACTTAACCGAAGAGTTGGCTTTGTTTCCAAAAGCGACTCAATATAATTTACCGGATTATTTTAAAGAAGATTTTTTTGAAACCAAAAAAGTAGTACATCTCCCGATAAAGTATAAGTTGTAA
- a CDS encoding nitrate/nitrite transporter — protein sequence MNQKKAPWYFLLLLILAGESVFILPFVLARVFRPTVLEAFGLDNLQLGLCFSVYGIVALLSYLFGGPIADKFPPRKLIAVALWMTALGGLVYATFPGYTTLKLLYGYWGFTTIFLFWAPMIKATRVWGGTSSQGKAFGFLDGGRGLVGALFGAMGVFIFSLFITSEISEATVLESKAAFRQVILVSSGIVSLVGILVWFFMKLDQKTEQKIILEKITISQVTAVLRLPSVWLLMIIILCAYVGYKITDVFSLYAKDVMLYDQVKSAQVGTFLLFIRPVIGVLIGVLADRTQTTFWLVVSFVISFFGALLFALGIITTSATTLFFISILVVATGVYAARSLYFAVMQRGQIPLVLTGTAVGLISLIGYTPDIFAGPAMGYLLDNSPGIQGHKHVFWMLALFSSIGGIAAWYYYRLYQKKE from the coding sequence ATGAATCAAAAAAAAGCTCCTTGGTATTTTCTTTTACTACTTATTTTGGCTGGAGAATCTGTATTTATTCTTCCCTTTGTACTTGCTCGGGTCTTTAGACCTACAGTACTAGAAGCTTTTGGACTGGATAACCTACAGTTAGGGCTTTGCTTTTCTGTATATGGTATCGTTGCTTTACTATCCTATCTTTTTGGAGGTCCGATTGCAGATAAATTTCCTCCTAGAAAACTGATTGCAGTAGCACTATGGATGACCGCTCTTGGAGGATTGGTGTATGCCACATTCCCTGGATACACCACACTGAAACTACTATATGGATATTGGGGCTTTACGACTATTTTTTTATTCTGGGCACCTATGATCAAAGCTACTCGAGTTTGGGGTGGAACTTCATCACAAGGAAAAGCATTTGGATTTCTAGACGGTGGACGTGGATTAGTGGGAGCATTATTTGGTGCAATGGGTGTATTTATTTTTTCATTATTTATTACTTCTGAAATTTCGGAAGCTACAGTTTTAGAAAGTAAAGCAGCTTTTAGACAAGTAATATTGGTATCTTCTGGTATTGTAAGTCTGGTAGGAATTCTTGTATGGTTCTTTATGAAATTAGATCAAAAAACAGAGCAAAAGATCATCTTAGAAAAAATAACAATCTCTCAAGTTACAGCTGTTCTTCGATTACCCTCTGTATGGTTACTAATGATTATTATTCTTTGTGCATATGTAGGTTACAAAATTACGGATGTATTTTCCCTCTACGCAAAAGATGTAATGTTATACGACCAAGTGAAATCTGCGCAAGTAGGTACGTTTCTATTATTTATCCGCCCAGTAATTGGCGTCTTGATCGGAGTATTGGCAGATCGCACACAAACCACCTTCTGGCTAGTAGTAAGCTTTGTAATATCTTTCTTTGGAGCGTTATTATTTGCGCTAGGTATAATCACAACATCTGCAACCACATTATTCTTTATTTCGATATTAGTAGTAGCAACGGGAGTATATGCCGCACGTTCTCTGTATTTTGCAGTGATGCAACGTGGTCAAATTCCGTTAGTTCTTACCGGAACTGCTGTTGGACTTATTTCTTTAATCGGCTATACCCCCGATATTTTTGCAGGTCCTGCCATGGGATATCTTTTGGATAATTCTCCAGGAATACAAGGACACAAACATGTATTCTGGATGTTAGCCTTATTTTCTTCTATTGGTGGTATTGCTGCCTGGTATTACTATCGATTATACCAAAAGAAAGAGTAA
- a CDS encoding pyridoxal phosphate-dependent aminotransferase, which yields MSIQLSDKINKLKASATLAMAAKARELRAEGKDIIGLSLGEPDFNTPDFIKDAAIQAVNDNYNSYTPVDGYVELKDAIITKFKRDNNLTYDRSQIVVSTGAKQSLYNVAQVYLNPGDEVILPCPYWVSYSDIIKLAEGVPVEVKTSIDTDFKMTAEQLEKAITPKTKMIWYSSPCNPSGSIYSKEELRALADVLQKHPDIIVVSDEIYEHINYVGDHASIAQFDDMYDRTVTVNGVAKAFAMTGWRIGYIGAPQAIARACNKMQGQVTSGANCIAQRAVITALEAPVSNIQYMVDEFKNRRKLILGLLADIPGFECNEPEGAFYVFPDVSYYFGKTISGKIIENASDFSMFLLENANVATVTGDAFGNGNCIRISYAASTEQITEAVSRIKKALL from the coding sequence ATGAGTATTCAATTATCAGACAAAATCAACAAGCTTAAAGCTTCTGCAACATTAGCGATGGCAGCAAAAGCCAGAGAACTAAGAGCAGAAGGAAAAGACATCATCGGACTAAGCTTAGGAGAACCGGATTTTAACACACCGGATTTTATTAAAGACGCAGCCATTCAGGCGGTTAATGACAATTACAATTCTTATACCCCTGTTGATGGATATGTAGAATTAAAAGACGCGATTATTACTAAATTCAAAAGAGATAATAATCTAACGTATGATCGCTCTCAGATTGTAGTTTCTACAGGTGCAAAACAATCGTTGTATAATGTAGCACAGGTGTACCTTAATCCAGGAGACGAAGTAATACTTCCTTGTCCGTACTGGGTAAGCTATAGCGATATCATAAAATTAGCAGAAGGAGTGCCTGTAGAGGTAAAAACCTCTATCGATACTGACTTTAAAATGACTGCTGAGCAGTTAGAAAAGGCAATAACTCCAAAAACCAAAATGATTTGGTATAGTTCTCCCTGTAACCCAAGTGGTTCTATTTACAGTAAGGAAGAATTAAGAGCATTGGCAGATGTACTACAAAAACACCCAGATATCATTGTAGTAAGTGATGAAATCTATGAGCATATTAATTATGTTGGTGATCATGCTTCTATAGCACAGTTTGATGACATGTATGATAGAACGGTTACGGTTAATGGAGTGGCAAAAGCTTTTGCTATGACAGGATGGAGAATCGGTTATATAGGAGCGCCACAAGCTATCGCCAGAGCTTGTAACAAGATGCAAGGTCAAGTAACTAGTGGAGCTAATTGTATCGCTCAGAGAGCGGTAATTACTGCGCTAGAAGCACCCGTTAGCAACATCCAATATATGGTTGATGAATTTAAAAATCGTAGAAAACTGATTTTAGGTCTACTAGCTGATATTCCAGGATTCGAATGTAACGAACCTGAAGGTGCTTTCTACGTTTTCCCGGATGTTTCTTATTACTTCGGAAAAACAATTAGCGGAAAGATTATAGAAAATGCTTCTGATTTCTCTATGTTTTTATTAGAGAACGCAAATGTAGCAACAGTTACGGGCGATGCTTTCGGAAATGGAAATTGCATTAGAATTTCTTATGCAGCCAGCACTGAACAAATTACTGAAGCAGTAAGCAGAATCAAAAAAGCACTACTGTAG